A part of Alkalispirochaeta americana genomic DNA contains:
- a CDS encoding CdaR family transcriptional regulator: METVIQCESVMLKPVMLKEEIAQRFVDRLCASIPYNVNIMDPEGVIIACRDSYRKGSYHDIAHRIVAGDLRELVVREDDPRPGGVLPGVNLPVMYHREVIGVVGLTGDPDQVRVVAYSVKTALETMVEYEELKEQLARRQDRKRLLVTMLLYDDGVAPEDLDVLARHLGYRSDLFRIALVLPGAEGISERDFRKIVRSNELHTDQDMTLFASRGSPVIFRAVSRDSCRTGGGKRSVTDYLAGLDEAHRRWGAPLPAWYAAGTVQTSLVAYRRSFHHALWVSGAGLAGRERYRFFADHAREYLFSLLPPEELRGITAPLREFCGADSLAAFRETFDALLAANMNIKEAAARLDVHRNTVMHRLERFQEHSGFAPLRSPQDRRLLELLYQGVL, encoded by the coding sequence GTGGAAACTGTGATACAGTGTGAATCCGTCATGCTCAAACCTGTCATGCTGAAAGAAGAGATCGCCCAGCGCTTTGTCGATCGCCTCTGCGCCTCCATCCCCTACAACGTGAACATCATGGATCCCGAAGGGGTGATCATCGCCTGCCGTGATTCCTACCGGAAAGGCTCCTACCACGACATCGCGCACCGGATCGTCGCGGGAGATCTGCGCGAGCTGGTAGTCCGCGAGGACGATCCCCGGCCCGGCGGCGTTCTTCCCGGGGTCAATCTGCCGGTGATGTATCATCGGGAGGTGATCGGCGTGGTGGGGCTCACGGGAGATCCCGACCAGGTGCGGGTGGTTGCCTATTCCGTGAAAACGGCCCTGGAAACGATGGTGGAGTACGAGGAACTCAAGGAGCAGCTCGCCCGGCGCCAGGACCGGAAACGACTTCTGGTGACGATGCTCCTCTACGATGACGGGGTCGCTCCCGAAGACCTGGATGTTCTGGCCCGCCACCTGGGGTACAGGAGTGACCTCTTTCGGATCGCTCTGGTCCTGCCCGGTGCCGAGGGTATTTCGGAGCGCGATTTCCGGAAAATCGTGCGCTCCAACGAACTCCACACCGATCAGGACATGACTCTCTTTGCCTCCCGGGGGAGCCCCGTGATCTTTCGGGCGGTCTCCCGTGATTCCTGCCGTACCGGAGGAGGAAAGCGGTCCGTGACAGATTATCTGGCCGGGCTCGACGAGGCTCACCGGCGATGGGGTGCGCCGCTGCCGGCCTGGTACGCTGCGGGGACGGTCCAGACCAGCCTTGTCGCCTACCGGCGCAGCTTCCACCACGCCCTGTGGGTCTCGGGGGCGGGCCTGGCCGGCCGTGAACGGTACCGGTTCTTCGCAGACCACGCCCGGGAGTACCTCTTCTCGCTGCTCCCCCCCGAGGAGCTTCGGGGAATCACCGCCCCCCTGAGGGAGTTCTGCGGAGCCGATAGCCTGGCAGCGTTCCGCGAGACCTTCGATGCACTGCTCGCGGCCAACATGAATATAAAGGAGGCAGCGGCTCGCCTCGATGTCCACCGCAATACCGTGATGCACCGTCTGGAGCGTTTCCAGGAGCATTCCGGCTTCGCCCCCCTGCGTTCACCCCAAGACAGACGTCTCCTGGAGCTCCTCTATCAGGGAGTGCTCTGA
- a CDS encoding LacI family DNA-binding transcriptional regulator, which yields MERKRLRSIGELAKLAGVSKSTVSRVLNNSPLIGEETSARIREIARQYDFKLNIPAQRLSLGSSRTIAFVMYPHQHTCFSVCDLFSMELMGGLSRGLFEYQYDMLLVQVDPDQSRWATHYLDTGKVDGFVVSTSLHKQRHAEELLGIGAPFVAWGRSGGRYCSVCGDDHRGGYIATSHLISIGRKRIGFIGGPPEEIEVKDRYQGYIDALNEAGLEPDPSLVWYGDFSDASGATGMDHILRQNRSVDAVFVNSDLMALSTIAYLRKHGVTVPQDVAVVGYDDLSVASRSNPALTTVSQNMSLAGKILARDLITFLHDRVVTESVVPVELVIRESA from the coding sequence ATGGAAAGAAAACGACTCCGTTCAATTGGAGAACTCGCAAAGCTGGCGGGCGTATCGAAATCAACGGTCTCACGCGTTCTCAATAACAGCCCCTTGATTGGCGAAGAGACCTCAGCACGGATACGGGAGATCGCCCGGCAGTATGACTTCAAGCTCAACATTCCTGCCCAGCGTTTGAGTTTAGGGTCGAGTCGCACGATCGCCTTTGTGATGTATCCCCATCAACACACGTGCTTTTCCGTTTGCGACCTCTTCAGCATGGAACTTATGGGAGGATTATCGCGAGGGCTCTTCGAGTATCAATACGATATGCTCCTGGTCCAAGTTGATCCCGACCAATCCCGGTGGGCAACACATTATCTGGATACAGGAAAGGTCGATGGGTTTGTTGTGTCCACTTCGTTACATAAACAACGACATGCCGAAGAGTTATTGGGCATCGGCGCACCTTTTGTTGCGTGGGGACGAAGCGGGGGCCGATACTGCTCCGTGTGTGGGGATGATCATCGGGGTGGCTATATAGCAACCAGCCACTTGATATCGATCGGCCGGAAGAGGATCGGCTTTATCGGCGGACCCCCGGAAGAAATCGAGGTGAAGGATCGTTACCAGGGATATATCGACGCACTGAACGAGGCCGGGCTTGAACCGGATCCCTCTCTGGTATGGTACGGAGATTTCTCCGATGCCTCGGGAGCAACAGGAATGGATCACATCCTTCGGCAAAACAGGTCTGTGGATGCGGTGTTTGTAAATAGTGATCTTATGGCGCTCTCAACAATCGCCTATCTCAGAAAACACGGAGTCACCGTTCCCCAGGACGTTGCGGTAGTGGGGTACGACGATCTCTCGGTGGCATCACGAAGTAATCCTGCCCTGACAACGGTCAGTCAGAATATGTCCCTGGCGGGGAAGATTCTCGCGCGGGATCTTATCACCTTCCTGCATGACAGGGTTGTCACAGAATCGGTAGTGCCCGTGGAGCTGGTTATACGAGAATCAGCATAA